A window of Thermoproteus sp. genomic DNA:
GCTAATTTAGTGCTCGCAGTGGCGCCGGATTCGGGCGACGATTTGTTCATAGCGGTGGAATATCTGGTTAACAACAAAATGGTCGACTTCATAAGCCTCAGCTGGGGCGCGCCTGAAGACCTCTATTTGGCTCCGCCGCCGACGCCGCAGTTCTTACTCGCATATGACGAGGTCTTCATGCAAGCCGCCGCGCAGGGGATAGGCGTATTTGCATCATCTGGCGACTGGGGCGCCTTCGACATCTTCATAACGCCGATAGAGCCCAGCGTTATGTATCCGGCAAGCGACCCGTGGGTGACGGCGGTAGGAGGCACCACGTTGCATATGTGGTATTCAGACGGTAGCGTCACGAGGATAGAAAGCGCTTGGAATTGGAACGCCAACTACATGTGGGGCACGGGCGGCGGCTACTCCTTCGTGTTCCCGGAGACTCCCGGCCAGATGCTGGCCGGAATAGTGTATGAACGTCCGGTGGTCTACGAGCCGGCGTTAAGCGCCCTCTACGGCTATAACTATTTCTTCTACCCTGCAGGCCATAGGGGCGTGCCCGACGTGGCGGCCGACGCAGATCCCTTCACGGGCGTGTTTATAGTCGTAAACGGAAATCTTTCGGGCATCTGGGGAGGGACCAGCCTTGCCGCTCCTCTGACTGCCGGCATGACGGCTACAGTGCAGAGCGGAATCCGCATGAGGATAGGACTTCTAGCGCCTACGCTCTATATGCTCTATGGAGGCAACAGCCCCTACGCGCAAGGGCCGGTGATACCCACGGGGTTGTTCTATACGGGGATTCCGGGTGTATTCTTCCCGACCTACGGAGGCCAAAACGGGCTATATAACGTCTTGATGCAGATGTGGAACCCCGTCGACGGGCTGGGCCAGCTAAACGTCTACGGCCTCTACAAGGCGTTGAGTCAGAAATAACCCACACCCCGCGTTTTTGTCTAGTAAAATTTTTATGGGTAGTACCTACATATGGAGGTACTAATTCTCGTGACGCCTCTCGGCTCCCCTGAGGAGGTGTCTGTATATATAAGCAGGGCGTTGAGTAGCTGTGAGGTTTATAGCTCTTCGGAGTACATCATAGCGAGGACTAAAGTGGGGAGCCCCTTTGAGCTCAAGAGGGTGCTGGACCGCATTAGGCGGTGCCGCGGTGTGCTTAAGGTCGAATATATGGTCGCCCGTTCTTCTCGTAGGCGGACTTCAACAGATATTTCCTGTTGAGGTAGACCACGCCGACGACTACGGGGGCCAGCGAGATTTTCGATAGGAGCAGTCCGGCCACGGCGGTCCAGAAGTCGGCTGGAGGTAACACGCCCCAGAAGGCTATGGGC
This region includes:
- a CDS encoding S53 family peptidase, translated to MRKEFLLLIAIMFSMLAAGQPLYFNCTGVPQNAQSHLIVWLQLNNVTTPNGLNYLLYQLYYNPSGPYFHKFITPQQFARWYSPPAYVYSYIKDVARASGLEVIGVYPMAVVASGNALSVNKAVALLQNAPPNVVNWIIVGECVPIGFFASNGRTPSYKPTYVKAQFNGTLDNITYINGLPLQIKYKNFEIWLPEGLQFIYDELPLFALGFNGRGVTIGIVDAFGDVNFTAASQYQYQDLATYDLALFNEWAGLPQASLKVVYPVGIPVITSYNLPYALGWSYETALDIEYAHTMAPGANLVLAVAPDSGDDLFIAVEYLVNNKMVDFISLSWGAPEDLYLAPPPTPQFLLAYDEVFMQAAAQGIGVFASSGDWGAFDIFITPIEPSVMYPASDPWVTAVGGTTLHMWYSDGSVTRIESAWNWNANYMWGTGGGYSFVFPETPGQMLAGIVYERPVVYEPALSALYGYNYFFYPAGHRGVPDVAADADPFTGVFIVVNGNLSGIWGGTSLAAPLTAGMTATVQSGIRMRIGLLAPTLYMLYGGNSPYAQGPVIPTGLFYTGIPGVFFPTYGGQNGLYNVLMQMWNPVDGLGQLNVYGLYKALSQK